Proteins from a single region of Macadamia integrifolia cultivar HAES 741 unplaced genomic scaffold, SCU_Mint_v3 scaffold2478, whole genome shotgun sequence:
- the LOC122066583 gene encoding NAC domain-containing protein 30-like yields MEVESCVPPGFRFHPTEEELVGYYLKRKVNSQKIDIDVITEIDLYRIEPWDIQERCNLGYDEKNEWYFFSHKDKKYPTGTKTNRATAAGFWKATGRDKTVLSKSRIIGMRKTLVYYNGRAPNGKKTDWIMHEYRLQTSEHISLQEEGWVVCRAFKKQIPSHSPSIQMMNHAYDARDHDLQVTSHYQGTTNFPHQPVCYEQELLPMNAQLDNQLIDLPQLENPTLSTSLVTREGFEPSGTSNSKEDYNDERNNNGGDFVDWRTLHQLLASQPINYPLIKQDYDLDAQNQGHDLFGCFHN; encoded by the exons ATGGAAGTTGAATCCTGTGTCCCACCAGGTTTTAGGTTCCACCCAACAGAAGAGGAGCTTGTGGGTTACTACCTTAAGAGAAAGGTGAACTCCCAAAAGATTGATATAGATGTCATCACTGAAATTGATCTCTACAGAATAGAACCATGGGACATCCAAG AGAGATGCAACCTAGGTTATGACGAAAAGAATGAGTGGTACTTCTTCAGTCACAAAGACAAGAAATACCCAACTGGAACAAAAACCAATAGAGCAACAGCAGCCGGATTCTGGAAGGCAACAGGGAGAGACAAGACAGTGCTCTCTAAGAGCAGAATTATTGGGATGAGGAAGACCTTAGTATACTACAATGGCCGTGCACCCAATGGGAAGAAAACTGATTGGATTATGCATGAATATCGGCTCCAAACATCTGAGCATATATCACTTCAG GAAGAAGGATGGGTCGTGTGTCGTGCATTCAAGAAGCAAATTCCAAGTCATTCACCTAGTATTCAGATGATGAATCACGCTTATGATGCTAGAGATCATGACCTGCAAGTAACTAGCCATTATCAAGGAACCACCAATTTTCCTCATCAACCTGTTTGCTATGAGCAGGAGCTTTTGCCCATGAATGCTCAATTAGATAATCAACTAATTGATCTTCCACAACTAGAAAACCCAACATTGTCAACCAGTTTAGTCACTAGAGAAGGTTTTGAGCCTAGTGGTACATCGAATTCGAAGGAGGATTACAATGATGAAAGGAACAACAATGGTGGAGACTTCGTGGATTGGAGAACTTTGCATCAGCTTCTGGCATCACAACCTATTAATTATCCATTAATAAAACAAGATTATGACCTGGATGCCCAAAATCAAGGACATGATCTCTTTGGTTGCTTTCATAACTAG